One Manihot esculenta cultivar AM560-2 chromosome 6, M.esculenta_v8, whole genome shotgun sequence DNA segment encodes these proteins:
- the LOC110617143 gene encoding omega-hydroxypalmitate O-feruloyl transferase, whose product MADGSDNTFQLSVKQSEPTLVPPAENTEKGLYFLSNLDQNIAVIVRTIYCFKSDVKGNEDAVEVVKNALSKVLVHYYPLAGRLTISSEGKLIVDCTGEGAVFVEAEANCAITEIGDITKPDPVGKLVYDIPGAQNILQMPLVVAQVTRFKCGGFVLGLSVNHCMLDGIAAMEFVKSWAETARGLPLKVPPFIDRSILKARNPPKIEFPHHEFAEIEDVSNTSKLYEEEITFRSFCFDPEKLQKLKKKAMEDGGVAKCTKFEALSAFVWRTRCQALRMLPDQQTKLLFAVDGRSRFVPPIPYGYFGNGIVLTNSLCKAGELVDNHLSFAVGLVQEAVKLVDDSYMRSAIDYFEVTRARPSLAATLLITAWSRLSFHTADLGWGEPILSGPVGLPEKEVILFLSDGKEMKSINVLLGLPASAMKTFEELMQI is encoded by the exons ATGGCAGATGGTAGTGATAATACCTTTCAACTTAGTGTTAAGCAGAGCGAACCAACTCTGGTTCCTCCTGCAGAGAACACAGAGAAGGGTCTTTACTTCCTTTCAAATCTTGATCAGAACATTGCAGTGATAGTTCGTACTATTTACTGCTTTAAGTCTGATGTCAAAGGGAATGAAGACGCAGTGGAAGTTGTCAAGAATGCTTTATCAAAAGTTCTTGTTCACTACTATCCTCTTGCTGGGAGGCTAACGATTAGCTCGGAAGGGAAGTTGATAGTCGATTGCACTGGAGAGGGTGCCGTTTTCGTCGAAGCTGAAGCAAACTGTGCCATAACTGAGATTGGAGATATCACAAAGCCTGACCCTGTTGGGAAGTTGGTTTATGATATTCCGGGTGCACAGAACATACTTCAGATGCCCCTTGTGGTTGCTCAG GTGACTAGATTCAAATGTGGAGGATTTGTTCTTGGACTAAGCGTGAACCACTGTATGCTCGATGGAATTGCTGCAATGGAATTTGTGAAGTCATGGGCTGAAACTGCAAGGGGCTTGCCTTTGAAGGTCCCTCCGTTTATTGATAGAAGCATACTAAAAGCACGCAACCCACCTAAGatagagtttccacaccatgaATTTGCTGAGATCGAAGACGTATCAAATACCAGCAAGCTTTATGAAGAAGAAATAACTTTTAGATCGTTCTGTTTTGATCCTGAGAAGCTtcaaaaactaaagaaaaaagCCATGGAAGATGGAGGTGTAGCCAAGTGCACAAAATTTGAAGCTCTTTCAGCTTTTGTTTGGAGAACTCGATGTCAGGCATTAAGGATGCTTCCTGATCAACAAACAAAATTGCTGTTTGCTGTAGATGGACGCTCTAGATTTGTGCCACCAATACCTTATGGGTACTTTGGCAATGGAATTGTCTTAACAAATTCTTTGTGTAAAGCGGGAGAGTTGGTGGATAATCATCTGTCTTTTGCAGTAGGGCTTGTTCAGGAGGCAGTTAAATTGGTTGACGACAGTTATATGAGATCGGCCATAGATTACTTTGAAGTTACTAGAGCCAGACCTTCACTTGCTGCAACACTTTTAATCACTGCTTGGTCTAGGTTATCTTTCCACACTGCAGACTTGGGGTGGGGAGAGCCAATTTTATCAGGGCCTGTTGGTTTGCCAGAGAAGGAAGTAATTCTTTTCCTTTCTGATGGGAAAGAGATGAAAAGCATAAATGTGCTTCTGGGTTTGCCAGCTTCTGCCATGAAAACCTTTGAAGAATTAATGCAGATCTGA
- the LOC110616532 gene encoding auxin-responsive protein SAUR32, with the protein MDIGKCNWKRNLFVKAWKRCRSLGSGTKKSARNICNSLTKTKSWHCTTGSSEGDEKRKKKCQVAPEGCFSVYVGPEKQRFVIKTEFVNHPLFRLLLEDAEMEYGFNSEGPILLPCDVDLFYKVLAEMDCWEDISISRCRPLNLCSPSLPSMQMLKFFLV; encoded by the coding sequence ATGGATATTGGAAAGTGTAACTGGAAGAGAAATCTGTTTGTCAAGGCATGGAAAAGGTGTCGATCTCTAGGTTCTGGCACCAAGAAATCTGCCAGAAATATTTGCAACTCTTTGACAAAAACCAAATCATGGCACTGTACCACAGGATCAAGCGAAGGAGATGAAAAGCGGAAAAAGAAGTGCCAGGTAGCTCCAGAAGGCTGCTTCTCAGTCTACGTAGGACCCGAGAAACAAAGGTTCGTGATAAAGACTGAGTTTGTTAACCATCCACTGTTCAGGTTGTTGCTTGAAGATGCTGAAATGGAATATGGGTTCAACAGCGAAGGTCCAATATTGCTTCCCTGCGATGTTGATTTGTTTTATAAAGTTTTAGCAGAGATGGATTGCTGGGAAGACATAAGCATCTCAAGATGCAGGCCATTAAACCTTTGTAGTCCTTCGCTTCCATCCATGCAGATGCTAAAGTTTTTTTTAGTATAA